From the genome of Cervus elaphus chromosome 31, mCerEla1.1, whole genome shotgun sequence:
ctgcacactgcatattggcccagagttctgagatggtagAATGAACCAACCAGACACTTAAAGAGGctctccaagtggatcatagagactgactgctcctgggtggacttgcttccgacggctctgctcagactcaggatgaccccacagtcccaaggctattctccatacgaaattgtgtatgggaggccccctctcataataaaacaggtgtcaaaaatttgcctcaggtatggggggataggatttcacagcagatggaattgggtaaggtaataaatcgggtaactaagtttgtacaagaaagtgtgccgttcccccttggggaacagattcatgagcttacgcttggtgaccaagtatgggtcaaagattggaaacttGATTTACTAGCCCCTCTGTggaagggcccttatgttattctaactacccctactgcagttaaagttgcaggtattatCCCTTGGATCCATCATAAGAGGGTGAAGAGAACATACCACGCAGACCCAGAAAACGCTGAGTGGACTGCGCAGAGGGACCCCGCTGACCCTCGAGAGACTAAGACcatccttaagaaaaagaaaaagaagatcctGGATGAGCCCCTTCAGGATGAAGCCACACAATCAACTCCTGCAGCTTGGCCTCATCAAcgtgattttgaatttaacttcCATTTCAACTCAGGACAGTGTTTTCATCTCATGGGCACATTCCTACGCAGATTTCCACAACACCTCCAACTGCTGGGTATGTGGGACTATGCCTCTGTCTGTGatggatggacttccttggtgggtgtCACCGCTCTGCCAAGgagattttaaaccactctgctcttttctgggatGACAAAAAGAGATTTTCCCCTCTCTTGTCAATGATAACCTCTCCTTGCTCTGTTGGTGTAAGACCTACAGTCAGTAGACTCAGGTCATGGGGTTACATTTGATATAAATGCCAGTGTAACAAAAGCCTAACCTACAACAAGCCCTGGTAAATCTACCTTATTTGCATGCTGGGTGGACAAGATCTGTGTTTCAATGGTATGAATATATGGTATGAGCTGCCTTATTCGTACCCTCTTTAGGGACAACAgatattatgattaaagtagaggccttgactaatttcacaaaacaggccctcctagatagaacaaaagccatccaagccttaaatgaagagcaaatcCAAATGAGAAAAGCGGTAATTCATAATAGAATGGCTTTGGACATACAGCTgctcaaggagggacctgtgctgtaattaaggttgaatgttgtgtataCACTTCTGACTTATCTGGCAATGTATCGACTGctttagatgacatgaaaaaccaggtaaaagcaatgtcgaatgaaaacattcctttctggactttggtcctatcttgggtgaagggcgattggtggaaaactatatttaccactgttatagttgccttgatagttctgccttgtggaccctgaattttacaatgccttgtgaattttgtaacccagaggttgatagcattctctcatgtgggtggctgGAGGGCTAGGGTACAATATATTGCAATAATTGATGCTCGTTACGGAAACTAGGAGCATCAAGagaggggaatgaagaaggaattcatagggcctggaccccatctcaggcctgtccatgctgaccACGCTCGgccgcctctccagtggactctgaactctgtgtttggtgtctatggaaacgacaacagaaggctaagaccccctccagacaggggaaccttgaagattgtatccaggttactcctcgcctaagagaacacatacactgatcaccccttcctccagacaggccataagTTTTTCTGTACCTGTCGGAGTGTAACCtcatgcttattgattattggctaattgtttaactgcctgagcacatggcacatgagtgatggggttattgggattgtatttacccttccttagtttatgtaagtctcaaggaatttggggtggtgggtttggacatgtacacatgggtataaaagattttcacaaatgctggtcggggtccctggctaagaggagactctgccttgggcctgccggtgtaataaactgcactccactctctgcattgtccttctgagtgagtttgtttcccagaacgcgtggctacaacaatgTGAACTGAGAGTCAGTTATAAAAAAGGCTATTGCAGAAGTAATAGCTGAAACTATAACGTGATATAGTAAAGATTAGTGGatatattttcatcttcattcatatatattttatttctctgtcctcaATGCAAGCATAAGCGGTAAGTGCGCTAAATAAGAAGGAGCAACATTTGTGCCTGTTTCCCTCGGTTAGTGGGGCCTGGTTGCCGGCCCAGGACAGATGCTTACACGTGCCCCCTGGTGGCCTCATCCTTGACCTACTTGCCCGTCCCGCTATGTAAACAGGCTTCCAGAGGGCACGTGGGTTTGGGGTGTTGGTTCTCCCATCGAGAGGTTCTGTCTGCAGGCGAGGCTCACTGGGCGTGTTGCTGACGTCAGCTGGTGCCCTGTGGGGCCCCATCGAGGGCCAGTTCCCAGAGGAGAGCAGGGTGGGCCTGGGGGCGCCGAGGTGGAGAGGCTCTCCCGTTGCAGCCACTGGACAGGCCGGGATGCTCCCGCATCTGGTTCCTCGACCAAGCTCGGTGAGGCTGCAGGGTCCCCTGGGGGGGCCCTGGCGTGCTGGGGTTGCCTCCAGATGCAGAGCAGCCTGAGGCAGAGACTCCAGGAACATGTTGGGGGCCGCTGGGTGGCGTTGTTCCTGCGGACAGAGCAGATGGGAGAAGACATCCAAGCTGCCCAGGGAAGAGTCCTTCCTGGGGACCTCCTGCCACACCCTCCTGCCCTGCCAAAGCCTAAGGAGGACTTTGAGCTCtctgcccagtatctatggaaacgacataccaactggaaaaccaggcccctagaaggaaggaagagccccagggctgtcCATCggctaaaagaataccctaattatctatGCAACTGAATAGAATCAggcattctattatgcttattggggtatgaccacaggcctattgataacagtccactgttaactacctaggcttaaggcacaCGAATCACAAATCACGGGttaattttgtatctttcttttcctttgttcagactagtttcagggaatttggggaggtgggtttgggcacatacgcttagggtatataaggttttcacaaaatctGGTTGGGGCCCTtagctaagaggagactctgccttgggcccgccagtatAATAAACTGCACGCCGTGATCTGCATTgtcttctgagtgagtttgtttccaggAATGCGTGGCTACAACATGAGCATTCATCGTCACAAAGTCCCTGGAGAGTGGTTTGTTTAGCGAGCCATGTGGCCGGTTGGGGGAAAGCAGCATCAGCGTTTTGCCCTGTTGTAAAATCGCAGCCCAGGAGATGGGAGAGACCCCCACGTGCCCAGTGGACCTCGGAACCTTCCGCCTGGGTGGGAGCTGATGGTCCTTAGCACAGGGCTGGCTCCAGGTCACCTCAGAAGAGTAGAAGACAAGGGCGATTTCTTTGGTTGGTCTGTCAGGACATCTCTTGAGGGTAAGAATCTGCTTAGCTTCAATGTGAGTTCTGAAAACTGAAGGACTAGGTTTCTTCGTTGCTCCAAAGCTGATCCCCGCCTCCCACATGTGACCGAGGGGGGCCAGGATGACCTGGTGTGTGTAGACCTGATGGGTGAGACACTGTGGACGCCATGGGTGGGGAAAGGGCTAGAAGAAATAGAGCACCCCCCCTGCCCCCAAGGCTAGTCTATGCATCTTCAGATCCTCAGGGAACCGGCCatgggcccccaccccacccccaggcacaGGGGCTGCCCTCTGGTTCTCTTGGAGGCTTGGAGGctcctcttcccttcctctcgGGGCAGCTCTGCtcacctctccctgcccccagcttccTGTGCCGACTCCTGGTTCCCACTCCCCAGACTTGGTCCAGAATAGGGGCCCAGccctccgccccacccccaccccccatgtctTCCTCTGGACACATCAGTGCCTCCTGACCCCAGCTATCCTGCCAGGCCACACACTTCTCCAGGAGGCAATGGCTTGCCCTCAGTCACCCTCTCTGGGTTAGCTGCCCGTCCCTGGTCCCATCAGCCATGGCAAGGAGACAGGTGGTATAGAGCCCTTGGAAGCATCGTTCTTAGGACAGCGGTGGCTGTCTTGGGTGAATTAAGCCAGAGGAAAATTGAGTGTGGGAGGCCAACTGCGTGAACACAGCAGAGTGAATGTCTAATGGGCTCGGCTCTAATGACTGCTTGGAACGCGTGAATGCCTCCAACTGAACCACGGAGGTACACAGCAGGCATCTGACAACAGAAGGTGGCCACAGATGAGGGTCTTTGCTTTCCTGGTGAACTGGTGACCTGGTTAGCACAGGGTCACTTTGGCTTCATTATCTGCAGCAGCTTAAGGGAGGTATATTCTGTACACAACCGAGCTCAAAATGTAAAATCCAGCCCTCTTTAGTATGTTCCCTGAGTTGTGGGACCGTTACCACCATCGCTGAAAGAAACCCCTGCCCCTGAGCACTCGCCTCCCTTTGCTtccccccagccctgggcaaccACTAATCCTTCTGTGTCCATGCGTTTGTCTCTTCTGCAACGTTTCACAGCCACGGAGTCACGGTGTGTGGCCTTtgctgtctggcttctttcacgtaGCAGTGTTTCTGATGTTCATCCAGGTAGCATGAATCAAAAGGCTCTATTCCTTTTCACGGCCAGAGTATTCTACCTCGGACATAGTGGCCCCCTGTTTAGCCGCACACCCCTGTCCTTACCTCGTCTGCGGAGAGCCTGACCAGGACATGTAGAGAAGGATGAggaagagaaaaaccatgaaagcTGCCAGGCTCACCCAGAAGGCGATGACGATCGAATCTGTGGGTGGGGGACGCACATGTCGACATCAGTGTGATCTCACATGCCCCACGGTCCCCGTGTGCTGCAGAACTGGGGCTCTGGGAGAGAGCCTTCCCAGTCAGTGACCAGTGAGAAGATTTTCCCGCCAATAACAGCctcgagggacttccctggtggtccagtggttaagaatctgccttccagggcaccgtgtgcctgcctgtgtgctgagtcgcttccgtcgtgtccaactctgtgcgagcccgccaggctcctctgtccatgggattctccaggcaaggatgctggagtggggtgccatgccctcctccaggggatcttcccaacccagggatcaaatccatgtttcatacatctcctgccttggcgggcagttctttaccactagcaacacccaatgcagggtacatgggtaCAGTCCcctcggggaactgagatcccatgtgccacagggcaaccaagcctgCTCCAGAAGTAAGAGCGTTGCGCTCCagtgaagacccggcacagccaaaataataataacaattaaataataatgatgaccTTCGGAAGGAAAGAGGCAGCAGGGACCTGGCTTTTCCCCAGAGTAACGAGTCACTGGGTCAGTTTAGGCTGATGACGGAGGGAAAAACAGTCAATGAAACTAGGTTCCCacgccaccaccaccccccacccccaacttgaTTTTTTGGCTGCTTCTGTTGCTCAGAGAGTgggttttcccttcttccttcctcccaggaaggagaagaaagtgcTGTGAGCAACTTCACGTGGCAGGACAGCCTCCTCTCTCCTGTGAGGACTGCAGCCCCTACCAGGGGCCTTCTGCGACCAGCCCAGTTGGGGACCACTTCAAAGACTCCAAGATCAGAGACTTAGAAAAATGATATGCACCAGACAATGCTGCTAACCTGCTCCGGGGAGGGCCAGGCTGTGGAGATGTTACCCAAGGCTGCCCCGGCCAGCCTGCTGGAGGTGAAAGGAGATGGTCCCTCTCTTTCTGGGGCACAGGGCCAGCTGGGGAGCAGTGGCAAGAGGAAGAAGTACCATTGCAGCCACCACTCTGACTGTATCCGTGGCTGGAGGTGAAGAGACCCAGGAAAAACAGGAAGGATGCTCAGCCTCTTCCGGGCCCTGGTAGAACCTGGTGGAACCTAGTGGTTTGGGAGGTACCTTTATCCAGGGTCCAGGTCAAAACATTCTGCAAGTTGCTAGGGAACTGTAGGAATGTGTTTGTTTCTCTTGTTTGTTTCCATGGCTCTGGGCAcagattattgttgtttttgtcgctaagtcatgtccaactctgtgtgaccccatggactgtagcccaccaggctcctctgtccatgggatttcccaggcaagaatgctgaagtgggttgccgtttccttctccaggggatcttcctgacccagggatgaagtccgcatctcctacactgcgggcagattctttaccactgagccaccagggaagcatgctgGGTTCGTAATTAGTGTCTGCAAGTATCTTATCCCAGACACACTCCTGCCCCCATGACAAGGTGCCCCAGACTGGGATACGCCGGGCGCCGACATGAATGACCCAAGGAAGCCACTGAAGGACGGTAATCAGGAGGCATGTCGTAAGCGCCTATGCAAGTCAGGCTCTGCTGGCGGCTGTTAAGGATTCCGAGGAGGCCAACCTCGCCCGCCAGAAATCGCTGACACCCCTTAGATTCTGCACCTGTCCAGCAGCATCCTCCTCGACACTCCTGCTGTATCACCAGGACTAGTCCTGCCTGCCTTCTGTCGGGTTCTGTTCtaacaaaataaatttctgtgacGTATTCAGGTAGAAAAGTGTTAATAAATGGatatataaatgaacaaataactgaatggatgaatgattAGAGATGTGTGGGGTAAATACTAGTTATTGAGCAAAATTGTTACCTCTGCCCTCTACGACCCAAGACAGCTAGAGGGAGAAACTAAAACCTTATAAGGGTGGATTTTAAATCCTAAAGTGTCAAAAACAGGTAATAAGGAAAAGATGCAGTATTGGCAAAAGGCCTCATGGACTCCACCACCTTGAAATGTATCAGCAAGTTGGCACTCACACGGCAGAGAGGCAAGGACAGCAAAGCCCCCCAGGCTGACTCAcatcctctctgctttctttcccTGATCTGAGAAATGGCTGGCCTGCCCTGGAGCGTCACACTGTTAAAGGGGATGCATGGGCTCCTGGGAAACAGGAAATGAGGTTGCTGCTGTCTGTactcagcttctttttttttaatttttaaaaatccacgaTCTGGGATAAGAAACCTACAAATtgagcctggaacatcttgtcttccagaaagcaaaaaagcTATAAAAACCCAAACAAAGCAAACTCCTAATATAGCCaaatgtgtgttagtttcagatgtacagcaaagtgaatcatctctctctctctctctctctctatatatatatatacttatatacatacataaacatacacatggttaccctggtggctaagtggtaaagaatctgcctgcaatgcaggagacctgggtttgatccctgggttgggaagatcccctggagaagggaacggctacccactccagaattcttgcctggagaattccaaggacagaggagcctggcaggctacagtccatggggtcgcaaagagtcagacacgatatACActctttcttaaattcttttcctatataggccattACTGAGtattgagtagacttccctgtgctatagagtaggtccttattagttttctattttatgtatagtagtgtgtatattgaagaaggcaatggcaccccactccagtactcttgcctggaaaatcccatggacggaggagcctggtaggctgcagtccatggggtcgcgaagagtcagacatgactgagtgacttcactttcacttttatgcattggagaaggaaatggcaacccactccagtgttcttgcctggagaatcccagggatggggtcgcacagagtcggacacgactgaagtgacttagcagcagtggcagcagcagtgtgtatatgtcaatcaaAAGAAGCCTCTGACTTTCAAAGTGTTCCTTGCCTGCTCACTGTATTATTCCCCAGAATCTGCTTCAATTCAACTCTGTCCTAAAGAGTCACAATTTATTGTCTAACCCTCAAAGTATAAGAGTATATATGTTCTCAGAAAATTTGGTTTGGGAGTTCTATTCTTTAAGGAAATTTCAGATTTCTGCAGACACTAAcgctctttttctttcattaaaaaaaaaaatgcaggattTGAGGTCTTTGGTACCTAGATAAGTTCCATCAGAACCTCGAAGAAAACAGCATCAGAAACTGAGCAGTTGAGACGCCCTTTTCCCCTCTCCCAGGCTCACTCTGTCTGTCCTAGCCCTTGGTCATTATCTCCAGATGCTGAGCAGGAAATGAGATGATACCTCTTCCAGAACACAGAGTCTTCAGAgaagtgaaattttaattttgtcagACCAAAAGAGCGAGCAGCAGATACCAGCCGTTTCCTGCACTGCATTCTCTTTCATCATGTGCTTTTGAAAAAGGCAGCCAAGAAAAGAGggttttttcctcttcctcctgaagGGTCAGCCTAAGTGCTTGGCGAGAACATTTTGTTACAAGGGCAAGGACTGTCATTCTCCAGGGTGGGAAATGTTTAAACAACTGTGAGCTTGTCTTTACAAGAAGCACCAGACTGGCTTGACAATGAaactggttcagtcttggaaaactccccttcctttccctcttctctaGAGTCCCAGGAGAAAGTTAACAGCAAGATCTTTCCCTTCCTGGGGGATAATAATGGGGTTAAGAGCCTAGACCCTGGAGGAGGTTGATTTTGAGTTCAAATTCTGACTTGACTATTTCCTAGCTTTGTGATCTCAAGCAATCTGAGATTTTTACATCTCCaaatctgtttcctcatcagttaaatggggataatagcatGTGTTATATAGACTGTTgtgcaaattaaataaaataatatgcatatgCAATGCCCATGGTGGGATTTCCTCATTTAATGGCTATGAAATGATCTGTACAtagaattaaaattattatttctgttaAGAGGGTTTTGTGGCAAATGATATCGCTGCTTCCTTCAAGTGCCCTGAAATGTAAGCTACGAGTAAAGGTAATTGCTCTTGTCAATCCTTCACCTGCTTCCATAGTAATAGATCCCCTCCTGTAGCCAGGCACATGGCTGCCTGAGATAGAGACtatatttcccagcctccctttcaGTTAGTACGGTCATGTGACaggttctggccaatgagatgtgaATGCAGCATTTGCAGGCCGACTTCCAGGAGTCCTGCAGAGATGCCTAGATTTCGAATACATGCATCCCTTCACATTCCCTTACTCCATTTTGCTACCCAGAACATGGATGCGATGGCTATAGCCAGAACTGGAACacatcccagggatggcagaggtGTGAGCTAAAACAAAGCCAGTCCTTGAAGACTTCATGGAGCTGACCTACCACCCTGCCCTGCAAACTTATACATGAGAGAGAAATCAAAGTCTGTTTGATCTGGTACTCCATTAATGTAACCAATTTTCTCCATTGAATCtgtacaaaaatcaataaatgactTCTTAAATGAACATACCACAACTGACAATTGCAAGTAAATGCTGACCTTCAAAATAATCATCCTCTCTctactgtggtggtggtggtggtttggtcgctaagtcgtgtccaactcttgtgacaccatggactggagcctgctggattcctctgtccatggaattctccaggcaagaatactggagtgggttgccatttccttctccaggggatcttcttgacccaggaattgaactcaggtctcctgcattgcaggcagattctttaccgactgagctacgagggaaaccCTCTCTACGGTAGAGTCatgtaaattttctaaaatatctatATTGATCAAACATTTATAAATTATTCTTTTGGAATTATCTTCAAGGataacccacacacacacacaccaattttGCTACTTTACGAGATCATATCTTATTTTCAATACCCAAATGGTACCAATCACTTAATTTCATCTACTTGATTGGTTTCTGGGTGATTCTAAACTGTTTCCCAGAAGCAAATCTACCTTCCAAAGAAATACATAATATATCACTGTGGACATTTCATAGAATGTGTCAGGGCCACCAAAGTCAGTTCCAAAGGACGAGTCCCAAGCAGGTTTTGAGGAATGACAGACTCACTCAAGTACGGCAGCTCCACATGAGGCTAGCTTGATGGGAAATTTGTTCCAAGATTACATTGTCAATCTTGGTTTAAAAACCTCTTTCACTGCTTACATCGTACCCATGGAACTGACCATCTGCAGAAGGCTTAGACATCATAATAAaagttgtgggacttccctggtggcccagtagtcaAGGATCCATCTTTCAATTCAAGGGATGTGCattggatccctggttggagagctaagatcccacatacttgcagggcaactaagcctactGGAGCTAGAGGGTGCTCTAGAGTGCTGGGTGCTGAGTGCTGGGTGCTCTAGAGCCCgcgctcctc
Proteins encoded in this window:
- the LOC122687415 gene encoding melanocortin-2 receptor accessory protein, producing MANRTNTSVPYYSYEYYLDYLDLMPVDEKKLRANKHSIVIAFWVSLAAFMVFLFLILLYMSWSGSPQTRNNATQRPPTCSWSLCLRLLCIWRQPQHARAPPGDPAASPSLVEEPDAGASRPVQWLQRESLSTSAPPGPPCSPLGTGPRWGPTGHQLTSATRPVSLACRQNLSMGEPTPQTHVPSGSLFT